In Heteronotia binoei isolate CCM8104 ecotype False Entrance Well chromosome 16, APGP_CSIRO_Hbin_v1, whole genome shotgun sequence, a single genomic region encodes these proteins:
- the LOC132585289 gene encoding alpha-aspartyl dipeptidase-like — MAKHRRLLLVSNSTLHGGAYLEHCQRHIQDFLGPNVKRILFVPYALSDREAYAKMAREKFESLGYGLDSIHKSPDPREAVGKAEAIFIGGGNTFRLLKALYDNGLIQPIRKRILEDGIPYMGSSAGTNVATISINTTNDMPIVYPPSLSALGLVPFNINPHYLDPDVNSTHMGETREKRILQYHEEPNTPPVLGLREGSLLLVEGDKATLQGKTGARLFVRGNSPTEHKPGMDFSFLLAEDLEKP; from the exons ATGGCGAAGCatcggcggctgctgctggtctCCAACTCGACGCTGCACGGCGGGGCTTACCTGGAGCACTGCCAGCGACACATCCAGGACTTCCTGGGGCC GAACGTGAAGAGAATTTTGTTTGTTCCTTATGCCCTGAGTGACCGAGAAGCCTATGCCAAGATGGCGAGAGAGAAGTTTGAAAGCTTAG GCTACGGACTAGACAGTATTCACAAATCTCCAGATCCCAGAGAAGCTGTAGGAAAAGCGGAAGCAATATTTATTG GTGGTGGCAACACCTTTCGCCTTTTGAAAGCTCTTTATGACAATGGTCTGATACAGCCGATCAGGAAAAGAATTCTCGAG GATGGGATCCCGTACATGGGATCCAGCGCAGGAACGAACGTGGCCACGATCAGCATCAACACGACCAACGACATGCCCATCGTGTACCCCCCTTCCTTGTCGGCCCTTGGTTTGGTTCCTTTCAACATCAACCCGCATTACTTGGATCCGGATGTCAACAGCACTCACATGGGG GAAACTCGTGAGAAAAGGATTCTTCAGTATCACGAAGAACCAAACACCCCTCCAGTGCTG GGCTTGCGTGAAGGATCGCTGCTGCTTGTGGAAGGAGATAAAGCTACCTTGCAAGGAAAAACTGGGGCTCGGCTGTTTGTGAG AGGGAATTCCCCAACAGAACATAAACCAGGAATGGATTTTAGCTTCCTGCTGGCTGAGGATCTTGAGAAGCCTTAA